The following coding sequences lie in one Lolium perenne isolate Kyuss_39 chromosome 2, Kyuss_2.0, whole genome shotgun sequence genomic window:
- the LOC127333647 gene encoding uncharacterized protein, whose protein sequence is MSAPRRRRARTSPAAVPPPDDDDLLREILLRLPTQPSSLLRASLVCKRWLGLVKDPRFLRRFRAHHGKPPLLGFFIDDYEDNYPFVSTLKPPDRISADRFTSPIEQGDHHFYLLDCRHGLVLLVNEERRQLLIWDPVTDEQCRVSIPPLHSNNGEELPVHKGTVRCINRDLGHVHGHCHSGPFQVALVVGPDGRYYRDGRYYREFACVYSSATSTWSHPVSTEFLSQVTSISEHMKRHQSLMTLVGDSLYWLVYLIYSCCIIEYDFVRHSLAVIKLPPDVNAHSDWIFTLMPAEDGGLGLIIVSKFRAQLWKREAGCDGAAIWVPGRIIKLGKLRSPARRQPLCIVGFADDNNVMLVWTVSGVFMVDIQSTKIEKLCNNSDQQVFPQLFYPLASFYGAGKSTACRNDGDEM, encoded by the exons ATGAGTGCGCCTCGCAGGCGCCGCGCCCGCACATCGCCGGCGGCGGTACCCCCGCCGGATGATGACGACCTCCTCCGGgagatcctcctccgcctccccacgcagccctcctccctcctccgtgCCTCTCTCGTCTGCAAGCGCTGGCTCGGCCTCGTCAAAGACCCCCGCTTCCTCCGCCGCTTCCGCGCACACCACGGCAAGCCCCCTCTCCTTGGCTTCTTCATCGACGACTACGAGGACAACTATCCCTTTGTTTCCACCCTAAAGCCGCCAGATCGCATCAGCGCCGACCGCTTCACCTCTCCAATCGAACAGGGCGACCACCATTTCTACTTACTCGACTGCCGCCACGGCCTCGTCCTTCTCGTCAACGAAGAGCGGCGTCAATTACTGATCTGGGATCCCGTCACCGATGAACAGTGCCGCGTGTCGATTCCCCCATTACATAGCAACAATGGCGAGGAGCTGCCAGTACACAAAGGGACGGTACGTTGCATCAACCGAGACCTAGGTCACGTACACGGCCATTGCCATTCAGGCCCCTTCCAGGTCGCCCTGGTTGTTGGCCCTGATGGACGTTACTACAGGGATGGACGTTACTACAGGGAGTTCGCCTGCGTTTACTCATCGGCGACCAGCACATGGAGTCATCCCGTCTCAACAGAATTTCTCTCTCAGGTTACCAGCATATCTGAACATATGAAACGCCATCAGTCTCTTATGACCTTGGTTGGGGATTCTCTTTACTGGTTGGTTTATCTGATTTATTCGTGTTGCATCATTGAGTATGATTTCGTCAGGCACAGCCTAGCTGTCATAAAGCTGCCTCCAGATGTCAATGCCCACAGTGATTGGATCTTCACCCTGATGCCAGCCGAGGATGGTGGGCTTGGCTTGATCATTGTGTCAAAATTCCGTGCCCAATTATGGAAAAGGGAGGCTGGTTGTGATGGTGCTGCTATATGGGTCCCAGGAAGAATTATCAAACTGGGCAAGCTAAGATCCCCTGCCAGGAGACAGCCTCTCTGTATAGTTGGGTTTGCCGACGACAACAATGTGATGTTGGTATGGACAGTTAGCGGTGTCTTCATGGTTGATATCCAGTCTACAAAGATTGAGAAGCTATGTAATAACTCTGACCAGCAAGTCTTTCCTCAGCTCTTTTATCCACTTGCAAGTTTCTATGGTGCAG GCAAAAGCACCGCTTGTAGAAATGATGGAGATGAAATGTAG